The sequence ACCTGCCGGCCGCCGCCGCGCTGCTCGGCCGGCTCCGGCGGCGCAGGGGCCAGCGCGTCGTGCGGCGGCGGTGGCGCGTGGAGAAGCAGGTACGCCCGGCCGGTGCCCGCCCGGGAGCCTGCGCCGGATCGGCCGCCGCCCTGGGCTGCTCGTGCCCGTCCGGCGCACCGAGATGCCGGGCGACGTCGTCCGCGGTGCCGTGCCCGGCGCGGTGGTGCCGGCAGTCGCGTGCCCCGTCGTGGCAGGTGCGGGGCCGGGGCGCCGACGCGCCGACGTGGCCGGCACGCTGTCCGGTCCGGTGGATCTGCGGTGCGGCGGCGGCCGTGGCGGTGGACGCGAGGCTCCGGGGAGCCAGGGCGGCGGGCGCCGTCCCGTTCGCCGTCGCGGCGCCGCCGGCCAGGGTGAGGACGGCGAGCAGCAGCGTGGTCAGCACCCAGCGCACCCGGTGCGGGTGCGCCCGGGGCCGTCGCCGGTGCGGCGTCACCTCGGGCGGCCGGATCGTCCGGGCGGCGTCGGCCGGTCGCGGAGCACGGCGCTGAGGATCTGACCGGCGCCGCGGACCACTGCGGTCGCCGGGTCGTCGGCCAGGCGCACCCGGGTGCCGAGGCGGTCGGCGAGGTGGTCGGTGACGTCGGGGCGCAGCGCACCGCCGCCCGCCAGCACGGGGCCCTTGCGCAGGGCGCCCCGGATCGCACCGTGCCGGTCGTGCCGCCACATGGACGTGATCATGTCGAGCACCGTGCGGCCGAGAACGGAGGGCAGCGCCGCCGGATCGAAACCGTCGAGGTCGTCGATCCCGCTCTCGGCCTGCCGTGCGTCGGAGACCAGGCCGCCCACGAGGAGCGTGACCTCGGTCAGTTCGGCTCCCAGGTCGACGACGAGAAGGGGGCCGCCCGTCTCGCTCGGCCCCGCGTCCGCGGCGGCGGCCCGGGCACTGCTCAGGACCAGGACGCGCGTCGTGCCCAGCCCGGTGAGCAGGGTGCGGGCGGCGGCGCGGTGTTCGGCGCCGGCGAGCACGGGGTGGCTGAGCACGATCACGCTGTCGCTGCGGTCGGGGCCCAGGGCCGCGTCGGCGATCCGGCCGAGCAGCCGACCGCAGGAGTCGGGGTCGACGATGCGCCCGCGCCGGACCGGTCGTTCGGTGCCCCCGTGCGGGCCGGAGCCGGGAAGCGGGTCCGGGAGCAGCCCTCGGCCGGGCACCCAGGCCCAGGTACGGGAGCTGCCGAGGTCCAGGGCCAGTCCCCGCGCGGCCGGGGCGGCCTTCGCTGCGATCCGGTGCCGGGACCGGCTCCGGTGCTCCGTCCGAGGACTCTCCCGGGCTCGGGAACTCCGGGCGCCTTCCGCCCCGAACGCCCCGGCACCGCTTCCGTCACGAAGCGGCCCGGGGCTCTTCCCCCATGGGCCCGCCCCCGGGTGGAACGGCCCTCGCCGCTCGCCGGTTGCGGAAGTGATCGGGACGGTCGGAGCAGGGGCACGGCCGGGCGGGGCGAGGACGGTGGCGCTCGGGTCCGGAGCGCTGCGGGCGGGTCCGGACCACGGGGGGACGGCGCGACCGGGTCGCTGTCCGTCGTGCACAGAACGCAT is a genomic window of Streptomyces sp. YPW6 containing:
- a CDS encoding rod shape-determining protein, with the translated sequence MPGRGLLPDPLPGSGPHGGTERPVRRGRIVDPDSCGRLLGRIADAALGPDRSDSVIVLSHPVLAGAEHRAAARTLLTGLGTTRVLVLSSARAAAADAGPSETGGPLLVVDLGAELTEVTLLVGGLVSDARQAESGIDDLDGFDPAALPSVLGRTVLDMITSMWRHDRHGAIRGALRKGPVLAGGGALRPDVTDHLADRLGTRVRLADDPATAVVRGAGQILSAVLRDRPTPPGRSGRPR